GACCCAGAAACTAACCCGACCGTGCCGCCTGTGCCATTGCCCCAAGTTGCCGCACCGACATCCAATATCGCAGGTGACGGATTATCCCAATTCGGACTGCCGACAACGTAATTGCCATTCGTTAATGCCGTTACTTCGCTATTGCCCACATAATCATTTGCCGTGCCGCCGATCAGCGAATTTGAGGCGGAAACCATCCCCACTGTGCCGCTTGCCCCATTTCCCCAGGTTACCGCTCCGACATCCGATATCGCGGGTGACGGATTATCCCAATTTGGACTGCGGACGACATAATTGCCATTCGTTAACGCCGTGACGCCGCCAAGACCAATCCAATCATTTACCTTCACGCCGATTAGCGAGTTTGAAGCGGAAACTAATCCGGCGGTGCCGCTTGCACCGTTCCCAAGGGTTGCCGCACCCGCATTTGTTATCAGCGATAGCGGATTGTTCCAAGCAAAACTGCTAACAACATAATTGCCGTTCGTTAATGCTGTTATTCCGCCGATGCCGACCCGATCGTTTTCCGTGCCGCCGATGAGTGAGTTACTAATTGACACCAAGCCCCTAACGCCGCCAAAGCCGTTCCCCCAGGTTACTGCTCCTGCCTCTAGTATCGCGGGTGCCGGGTTATCCCAATTCGGACTGCCGACAACATAATTACCGCTCATTAATGCCGTTACTCCACCATTGCCGACACTATCGCTTTCCGTGGCGCCAACTAGCGAATTTGAGATCGAGACCAAGCCGACCGTACCGCTTGTGCCGTTTCCCCAGGTTACCGCTCCAACATCTACTATCGCGGGTGCCGGATTATCCCAAAACGGACTATTGACGACATAGTTGCCGTTGGTAAGGGTCGTTATCGCGTTCACGCCGACAAGGTCATTTTCTGTGCTGCCGATGAGCGAATTTGAAATAGAAATTAACCCGGACGTGCCGCTTGTGCCATTCCCCCAGGTTACCGCTCCAACATCCAATGTGGCAGGTGCCGGATTATCCCAATACTGACTGCGAACGACATAATTGCCATTGGTTAGGACCGTCATTTCATCAATGCCCACAAGATCGCTTGCCGTCGAACCGATGAGCGAATTGGCGCCGGAAATCGCACCGCTGCAGCCAGTCGTTGCATTACACCACGTTACCGCACCGACCTCCGCTATCACAGGTGATGGATTGTTCCAATTTGGACTTCTGACGACGAAATTGCCGTTGGTTAATACGGTTACTCCATTATTGCCGACCAAATCACCTGCCGTGCTTCCGTTCAACCTACTAATCATCGCGAGCGTCACGCCATTAAACAAAAAAACCGCCCCGACATCGTTTGCGCCTGAGGGAATATCGTAGTCGGGGGCGGTTACAACAATGTTTCCGTTCGGAAGCACGGTCACTGTATCGCCGAAACGCGGGGTTCCCGCGGCACCGATGAAGTTGATTTGCGAAGACGGAGCGAACGGCGCTTCACGGAATTTTGAATCGGATGGATCGCGTCTGTCCTGGGCCGGTGCCGGCGATACGGTCATACCCACAAAGACAAGCGAAAAAAGAGCAAGGGCGGCAATCAAACGGATCATACGTGCTTCCTCAAGGAACAATCAAACGATGGCTGCCATCGAAGCCATATTGTAGTCTAGAATTCCATCTGGCTGATGGCAACACGGCATTTTGTTGTCGACAAGCAAATTCAGAGCAATGCGTAATTTGAGATTCGCCCGTCGGCATTGTCGTTGTGAAGGCTCCCGCCCCCAAACTGTCTTGCTTCTGAGCAATCGAATCAGGATCTACGAGGTATCGCCCACCTAAAAGCGACTAGGGACACGGTGGCTCCTCAATTTAAGGCCCCCACAAACCAACCCTCTATTTTCCGTGAGGGCTGCACCAAAATGGGGGCACGTCGAACCGCCTCTGGCCATTCAGTTAGGCGTTTCGATCAACGCACAAACGCGTTCGGTAGCGGCGTATCGCCCGCGATGCCGAATTGCTGAATCAGGACGCCGGCAGTGGAGCGGTTGATGTACCAATTGAGGGTCGAGGGGCGATAGACTCCGGCGTCGGTCTTGCCGTCGCCGTCGTAGTCGCCGGGAACGGGAATATCGCCAATGGTGCCGAACGGGAACGCATAGAACGTCAGATCCTCGCTCCTAAGCACGAACCACTGTCCGGTCGATGGCCGCCAATATGCGACATCCGTCTTGCCGTCACCGGTGAAGTCTCCGGGAACGGCCTTGTCGGTCGGTTGGCCGAATTGGGTGGCGAAAGAACCGCCCGAGCTCTTGAGTATCCACCACTCAGCACCGCTCACGCCGGTCGGACGCCAGACAGCGATGTCGGCCTTGCCGTCGCCGTCGTAATCCGCAGGGACCGGCAGATCGGTCGGAATGCCGAACGCCTGTATGGTCGTGCCGCCGGTCGATGGACTGATATACCACGTCGCCGTCGAAGGCCTGAATACCGCCGCGTCCGCCTTGCCGTCGCCGTCATAATCCGCCGGTGCAGGCACATCGCCGTTGGCACCGAACGGGAATCCGTAGAATGTAAAATCCCTCGCTTCTCAGCACAAACCAAAACCCGGTCGAAGGCCGCCAGTACGCGACATCCGTCTTGCCGTCACCCGTAAAGTCCACCGGCACGATCTTGTCGGTCGAGGCTCCGAACTGCGTCGCAAAATTGCCGCCGTTCGAACTGTTCAACACCCACCATTCACCCGGCCCCGGCCTGAAGATCGAAATGTCGGTTTTGGAATCACCGTCAAAGTCGAACGGCGAACGCACATTGGCTGCGTTATTTCCGCCGCCGCCCCAGAAACCACTCGTCAGGTTAAATGACCCGCCAGTCGATGTCGTCCCGGCGACCGCCTCGCCCATCGTGCCGTCGAGCGTGAAAGCCCCGCCCGCAGTTCGCCCCCCGCCTCCGCCTATCACCGACTTGGTGATCGTAAAACTGCCGCCCGACTGGGATCGGGCAACGCTGACTACCAAAACGGTCAACACCAAACACGCGATTATCAAACTGAGTTTCTTCATAACGATTCCTTCTAATTCCTAGCCCGGCAAACCTCCGCCGACGGGTTTTGTGAACAGACCAGAGCCTTAAATGCCTCTAACTGCATCTCAAGCGACTTGATCTTCGCGTCCTGTGCTTCGATCTGGGATTGCTGTTCTTTGACGGCGTTTACTAGAACAACACCAATACGGTCGTACTTGACGCCCTCGACCTGGCCGTCTTTGTTGTAGGTGACGAGCAAAGGTTCGATCGCCGCGACGTCCTCGGCGCCGAGGCCGAGGTCGTGCATTCCGCCGTCTTTCCAGTCGAATGTTATTGGTTTGAGTTGATTGACCAGGTTCAGACCGAAATCGAATCGGCTGATGTTAGTCTTGTACCTCAGCGAAGATGAGCAGGTCGAGATCTGATTCTGGACGTTGCGACAGAGAGCCGTTGATCCGGCGGAGCCCAATGCTCCCAAGCTCATCGTTCCGTTGACTCCTAACTTGTCAGGAGTGTTTGCTGTGCCGATGTTAACATTTCCATTCGGAAAAGAGATGCTCGTGATAGCGGGACCGGCGCGATTGACCGTCAACCACCCCGTTTCGGAAGTCTCGGCATCATTTAATGCGGTAAAGGTGAGAGAGTTTGTTGTCGCATAGTTTTGCCATTTTTTTGCGTCCACCGCGCCGCCCGTGAAGTTAAGCGAATAACGTGGAAAGATCGCCGTCGTGTTGCCCTCGACCCTTACGTTCTCCCCGACGACATGAAGCCTGTAGCGGGGATAGGTTGTGCCGATGCCGACATTTGTATCGAAGGTCGCGCCGTTGAAGCCATTTACGCTTCCCAAAACAAGCGAATTGCTTTGATCCACTCTTGCGTTTGCTCCGATAGCGGTTGCGTTGGTAAGAAAAGAGACGCCTACATCTGAGTTCGCACCGATTAACGTGTTTTTATTGCCTCCCGTGTTTGTTGCTCCGGAGCCTTCCCCAAAAAACGAATTAAAGTTACCGCTCGTGTTTAAGGATCCTGCGTTTCCCCCAAAAAACGAATTGTCGTAACCGTTCGTGTTTGAGGATCCCGCCGATTCTCCGAAGAAAGAGTTCCAAATTCCCGCAGTAGTCGCGGCGCCCGCACCAAAACCTGCGAATAGATTGTGGGTGCCCGCCACGC
This is a stretch of genomic DNA from Chloracidobacterium sp.. It encodes these proteins:
- a CDS encoding VCBS repeat-containing protein, which encodes MKKLSLIIACLVLTVLVVSVARSQSGGSFTITKSVIGGGGGRTAGGAFTLDGTMGEAVAGTTSTGGSFNLTSGFWGGGGNNAANVRSPFDFDGDSKTDISIFRPGPGEWWVLNSSNGGNFATQFGASTDKIVPVDFTGDGKTDVAYWRPSTGFWFVLRSEGFYILRIPVRCQRRCACTGGL
- a CDS encoding VCBS repeat-containing protein, producing MPAPADYDGDGKADAAVFRPSTATWYISPSTGGTTIQAFGIPTDLPVPADYDGDGKADIAVWRPTGVSGAEWWILKSSGGSFATQFGQPTDKAVPGDFTGDGKTDVAYWRPSTGQWFVLRSEDLTFYAFPFGTIGDIPVPGDYDGDGKTDAGVYRPSTLNWYINRSTAGVLIQQFGIAGDTPLPNAFVR